A genome region from Pseudanabaena sp. Chao 1811 includes the following:
- a CDS encoding YggT family protein, with protein MASLIIVDTVGKFLQIYSILLIIRILLTWFPTVDWYKQPFATLSQVTDPYLNLFRSIIPPLGGMDFSPILAFLALNLMQNALGLIARNAMGF; from the coding sequence ATGGCATCTCTTATTATTGTTGATACAGTCGGTAAGTTTCTCCAAATCTATTCGATTCTCCTCATCATTCGTATTCTATTGACTTGGTTTCCGACCGTTGACTGGTATAAGCAACCTTTTGCCACCCTTAGCCAAGTTACAGATCCCTATTTGAATTTATTTCGGTCAATTATTCCTCCTTTAGGTGGCATGGACTTTTCACCAATCCTTGCATTTCTAGCACTTAACCTGATGCAAAATGCTCTTGGTCTGATTGCCAGAAACGCAATGGGCTTTTAA